The following are encoded together in the Halopseudomonas salegens genome:
- a CDS encoding nucleotide pyrophosphohydrolase, giving the protein MQEAIARLRQFRDERDWKQFHNPKDLSLALSIEAAELLEVFLWKSPEQADLNKVKEELADVIAYALLLADSYDLDVEKIVLDKIALNEKKYPVSKAKGTATKYTEL; this is encoded by the coding sequence ATGCAAGAAGCAATCGCAAGGCTGCGGCAGTTCCGGGATGAGCGGGATTGGAAGCAGTTTCACAATCCAAAGGATCTATCGCTGGCTTTGAGTATTGAAGCGGCAGAATTGTTGGAAGTATTCCTCTGGAAGTCGCCGGAGCAGGCTGATCTCAACAAGGTGAAAGAGGAGCTGGCCGACGTCATCGCCTATGCGCTGCTACTGGCAGACAGTTATGACCTGGATGTCGAAAAAATCGTTCTCGACAAGATTGCACTGAACGAAAAGAAATACCCGGTCAGCAAGGCCAAGGGCACGGCGACGAAGTACACCGAACTATGA
- a CDS encoding DUF2075 domain-containing protein — protein sequence MSRSPMVEVQRYPFSREALDGLRDNAFATGSWPLVYVLSDEQQRRAYIGETTDALTRMSTHLKHDDKQLLTAVHLITSEYFNKSATLDVESMLIKYMAADGKYTLMNGNLGLADHNYYQRDALYDEVFREVWNRLIARGVVSRSLEHLDNSDVFKYSPYKALSFDQRQGLLAIMHELLNPEVKNVVIEGGAGTGKSVLAIFLFKLLNSESHRLDLREFNDQEAEIQSLVTRLKALIPTPRMALVVPMTSFRTTLKKAFKHVSGLSPSMVISPSELARQHYDIVLVDESHRLRKRKNLGAYFGTFDKTCDALGLDRYSCSEVDWVCQQSNKAIFFYDQGQSIKPSDADVEVFLTLKAAPESVSHRLLSQFRVKAGQPYVDFVDNLLNCRVGGGTVFKAKNYQFEVFDSLRDMVDAINEQEQQLGLSRLIAGYAWPWASKKDPTAYDIVIGDVQLRWNSTNTDWINKQGSHLEVGCIHTTQGYDLNYAGIIFGEEIRYDPASHSIVIDKDSYYDRTGGQGIKDPAELKQYIINIYRTIMLRGIRGTFVYACDDVLRDYLKQHIPVHAASKSEPEAAKVTELVPFVNAVPLFDLQVAAGDFSDMQTAEHSDWIAAPASERVREGMFACRVIGESMNRVIPNDSLCLFRPDPGGSRNGKTVLVECIDTIDADSGSRYTVKVYESLKSQNEHSWQHACIRLKPNSYDDNFRTLELTEDEALRYRVVGEFVCVIDQ from the coding sequence ATGAGTCGCTCGCCAATGGTGGAGGTCCAGCGTTACCCGTTCAGCCGGGAAGCACTGGATGGCTTGCGCGACAACGCCTTTGCCACCGGCAGCTGGCCTTTGGTGTACGTACTCAGTGACGAACAACAGCGGCGTGCCTACATTGGTGAAACCACCGATGCGCTTACCCGCATGAGCACACACCTTAAGCATGACGACAAGCAGCTGCTTACCGCCGTGCATTTGATCACCAGCGAATACTTCAACAAATCCGCCACACTGGATGTTGAGTCGATGCTGATCAAATATATGGCTGCCGATGGCAAATACACCCTGATGAACGGCAATCTGGGGCTGGCAGATCACAATTATTACCAGCGGGACGCTCTATACGATGAGGTGTTCCGGGAAGTATGGAATCGATTGATCGCCCGCGGTGTGGTTTCCCGCTCCCTTGAGCATCTGGATAATTCCGATGTATTCAAATACTCCCCCTACAAGGCTCTGTCATTCGATCAGCGCCAGGGTCTGCTCGCAATCATGCATGAGCTGCTCAACCCTGAGGTCAAGAACGTCGTGATCGAAGGGGGCGCCGGAACGGGCAAGTCGGTTCTGGCCATCTTTCTGTTCAAGCTGCTTAACTCGGAAAGCCATCGGCTGGACCTACGAGAGTTCAACGATCAGGAAGCCGAAATCCAGTCGTTGGTGACCCGGCTCAAGGCCTTGATACCCACACCGCGAATGGCGCTGGTGGTGCCCATGACGTCGTTCCGCACTACGCTGAAAAAGGCCTTTAAACATGTCTCGGGTCTGAGCCCGAGTATGGTTATCAGCCCATCCGAGCTTGCCCGCCAACACTACGATATCGTGCTGGTGGACGAATCCCATCGGTTGCGCAAGCGGAAGAATCTGGGCGCCTATTTTGGCACCTTCGACAAGACCTGCGACGCGCTGGGTCTGGACAGGTACAGCTGTAGTGAGGTGGATTGGGTCTGTCAGCAGTCCAACAAAGCCATTTTCTTTTATGATCAGGGGCAATCCATCAAGCCCTCTGACGCAGACGTTGAGGTTTTCCTCACATTAAAAGCGGCCCCCGAATCCGTATCGCACCGGCTGCTGTCCCAATTCCGCGTCAAGGCAGGGCAGCCCTATGTCGACTTTGTCGACAATCTGCTCAATTGCCGTGTGGGTGGCGGCACTGTGTTCAAGGCCAAAAATTACCAGTTTGAGGTGTTCGACTCGCTCAGGGATATGGTGGATGCCATCAACGAGCAGGAGCAACAGCTTGGGCTGTCGCGGTTGATTGCAGGCTATGCCTGGCCGTGGGCGTCGAAGAAAGATCCAACCGCCTATGATATCGTCATCGGTGATGTCCAGCTGCGCTGGAACAGCACCAACACGGACTGGATCAACAAACAGGGCTCACACCTGGAAGTCGGCTGCATTCATACCACGCAGGGTTACGATCTCAACTATGCCGGCATCATCTTCGGTGAAGAGATCCGCTATGACCCGGCAAGCCACTCGATTGTGATCGACAAGGACAGCTACTACGACCGCACTGGGGGCCAGGGCATCAAGGATCCGGCAGAGCTGAAGCAGTACATCATCAATATCTACCGGACCATCATGCTGCGAGGTATTCGCGGAACCTTTGTGTATGCCTGTGATGACGTTCTGCGTGACTATCTCAAGCAACACATTCCGGTGCACGCTGCCAGTAAGTCAGAGCCAGAAGCAGCCAAGGTCACAGAGCTTGTACCTTTCGTCAACGCGGTTCCGCTCTTTGACCTGCAAGTGGCTGCCGGCGATTTCAGTGACATGCAGACGGCAGAACACAGTGACTGGATTGCTGCGCCTGCCAGTGAACGGGTGCGTGAAGGTATGTTTGCCTGCCGGGTGATCGGGGAGTCCATGAATCGGGTTATCCCTAATGACTCCCTGTGCCTGTTCCGCCCGGACCCTGGCGGCTCACGCAATGGCAAAACCGTGCTCGTCGAGTGCATCGACACCATTGATGCAGACTCCGGCTCGCGATACACCGTCAAGGTGTACGAAAGCCTGAAAAGCCAGAATGAACATAGCTGGCAGCACGCTTGTATTCGGCTGAAACCCAACTCCTATGATGACAACTTTCGAACCCTTGAGCTGACCGAAGATGAAGCTCTGAGGTATCGCGTGGTGGGGGAGTTTGTCTGTGTCATCGATCAATAA
- a CDS encoding alpha/beta fold hydrolase yields MTAPLITRTLLAACTAGIMTAGFIGGAAAEVTGQTSTYDAELSGFAYAYPVERFSFRSQGQNLQMAYLDIHPEENNANGRTLVLMHGKNFCAGTWEATIAELHKAGYRVIAPDQIGFCKSSKPEHYQFSFHQLAANTQALLEGLEVEKVTVMGHSMGGMLATRFALMYPVLTEQLVMVNPIGLEDWKALGVPYQSIDANYQAELGKTAEGIRAYQKSTYYVDTWEPEYDRWVDMLAGMYAGEDKELVAWNQALTSDMVFTQPVVHEFDQLQMPTLLLIGEKDNTAIGKSQAPEEIRKTLGRYDVLGEQAAGSIPQATLVEFPDLGHSPQIQQPERFHKALLKGLAGD; encoded by the coding sequence ATGACAGCCCCCTTGATTACGCGAACGCTACTGGCAGCTTGTACCGCCGGTATCATGACTGCCGGTTTTATCGGTGGTGCTGCGGCCGAGGTAACCGGTCAAACGTCTACCTATGATGCCGAATTGTCCGGCTTTGCATATGCCTACCCGGTCGAGCGCTTCAGCTTTCGCTCACAGGGCCAGAACCTGCAGATGGCCTATCTGGACATTCACCCGGAAGAGAACAACGCAAACGGCAGGACCCTGGTGCTGATGCATGGCAAGAATTTTTGCGCTGGCACCTGGGAGGCTACCATCGCCGAACTGCACAAAGCCGGGTATCGGGTCATTGCGCCGGATCAGATAGGCTTTTGCAAGTCGTCGAAACCCGAGCATTACCAGTTCAGCTTCCATCAGTTGGCTGCCAACACTCAGGCATTGCTGGAAGGGCTTGAGGTTGAGAAAGTCACCGTTATGGGCCACTCCATGGGTGGCATGCTGGCAACGCGCTTCGCGCTGATGTACCCGGTGCTGACGGAGCAACTGGTCATGGTCAATCCGATCGGCCTGGAAGACTGGAAGGCGCTTGGCGTTCCCTACCAGAGTATTGACGCAAATTATCAGGCCGAACTGGGCAAAACTGCCGAAGGGATACGCGCTTATCAGAAGTCCACCTATTACGTGGATACCTGGGAGCCGGAATATGATCGCTGGGTCGACATGTTGGCGGGTATGTACGCCGGTGAAGACAAGGAACTGGTCGCCTGGAATCAGGCACTGACTTCGGATATGGTCTTCACACAGCCGGTAGTGCATGAGTTTGACCAGCTCCAGATGCCAACCTTGTTATTGATTGGCGAGAAAGACAACACCGCTATCGGCAAATCACAAGCCCCCGAGGAAATACGGAAAACTCTGGGACGCTACGACGTACTGGGAGAACAGGCGGCCGGGTCTATTCCGCAGGCAACCTTGGTGGAATTTCCTGACCTGGGACACTCGCCACAAATCCAGCAGCCCGAACGCTTTCATAAAGCGCTGCTCAAGGGGCTGGCGGGAGACTAG
- a CDS encoding TolC family protein, which translates to MFKKSILAVSLTATLSACSVNPQIIAPAEVAQSSREDMSLLFRDQAVSGAVSLDEAIARAVLNNREKKLKTLEAALAQGQIEVARHAMLPELTAAAGYSRRSEYAASASVVFDDGKPGPLGENPSYSVSQDKSRHTEDISFTWNVLDFGLSYVRAQQHADRYLISKERERKVVHNITQDVRAAYWRAVSAERLLVKIDPLIEQASDALANSRQVESQRLRAPLEALYYQRELLDILRALQALRLDLSGARTELAGLMGLKPGTAFELADVGNPSFTMPELGVSLNEMEELALQQRPELLESRYQQRISAAEARAALLDMLPGINLTAGVYQDSNDYLLNQDWTSFGAQVSWNLFDVFRVGTERRLAKTREALAEEQRLASSMTVLTQVHLSHIRYQQALKSFDLADSYLQVAQRIGEQTANAASSQRSSELDNIRESLNALLAELRRDVAYADLQNSYGRIFVSMGMDLLPEGYTEVTLEDLSEQIRQRFAAWQAQKTPVAEEAPADDEVDVTQQPAIVAEGKVG; encoded by the coding sequence ATGTTCAAGAAGTCGATTCTTGCAGTCTCGCTGACTGCTACCCTCAGTGCCTGCTCAGTAAATCCCCAGATTATTGCTCCCGCCGAGGTGGCCCAATCGTCCCGTGAGGATATGTCCTTGTTGTTCCGCGATCAGGCGGTCAGTGGTGCGGTGAGTCTGGATGAGGCCATTGCCCGGGCAGTATTGAACAACCGCGAGAAGAAGTTGAAAACCCTCGAAGCGGCGCTGGCTCAGGGGCAGATCGAAGTGGCCAGGCATGCCATGTTGCCCGAACTGACTGCGGCGGCAGGCTATTCGCGACGTAGTGAGTATGCGGCATCGGCCAGTGTGGTCTTTGATGACGGCAAGCCTGGCCCCCTGGGTGAGAACCCCTCTTATTCGGTCTCGCAGGATAAAAGCCGGCACACGGAAGATATCAGCTTTACCTGGAATGTACTGGATTTCGGCCTTTCTTATGTGCGCGCCCAACAGCATGCCGATCGTTACCTGATCAGCAAGGAGAGGGAGCGCAAAGTGGTGCATAACATCACGCAGGATGTGCGGGCTGCATACTGGCGTGCCGTCTCTGCCGAGCGCCTGCTGGTCAAGATTGATCCATTGATCGAGCAAGCCAGTGACGCTCTGGCCAATTCCCGTCAAGTGGAAAGCCAGCGCCTGCGGGCTCCGCTGGAAGCACTTTACTATCAGCGCGAGCTGCTGGACATCCTCCGTGCCCTGCAGGCCTTGCGTCTGGACCTGTCCGGTGCCAGAACAGAACTGGCCGGGCTCATGGGGCTGAAGCCGGGCACGGCTTTCGAGCTGGCGGATGTCGGTAATCCGTCCTTTACCATGCCGGAACTGGGTGTGTCGCTGAACGAGATGGAGGAGCTGGCGCTGCAACAGCGTCCCGAACTGCTGGAAAGTCGCTATCAGCAACGCATTTCTGCCGCCGAAGCACGGGCCGCTTTATTGGATATGTTGCCCGGGATCAACCTGACTGCGGGGGTCTATCAGGACAGCAATGATTACCTGCTCAACCAGGACTGGACCAGCTTTGGCGCGCAGGTCAGTTGGAATCTGTTCGACGTCTTCCGTGTAGGTACCGAACGGCGGCTGGCAAAGACTCGTGAAGCGCTGGCCGAGGAGCAGCGTCTGGCGTCCTCGATGACCGTGCTTACTCAGGTGCATTTGTCGCATATCCGCTATCAGCAGGCATTGAAGAGCTTTGATCTGGCGGACAGCTACCTGCAGGTGGCTCAGCGCATTGGCGAGCAAACGGCCAACGCTGCCTCCAGTCAGCGTTCCTCTGAGCTGGATAATATCCGCGAATCCCTGAACGCCTTGCTGGCCGAGCTGCGCCGTGATGTCGCTTATGCTGATCTGCAAAACAGCTATGGGCGAATTTTCGTCAGCATGGGGATGGATCTGCTGCCCGAAGGGTACACCGAGGTGACGCTGGAGGATCTGAGTGAGCAGATTCGCCAACGCTTTGCCGCCTGGCAGGCGCAGAAAACGCCGGTAGCAGAAGAGGCGCCGGCTGATGATGAGGTTGATGTTACCCAGCAGCCGGCAATCGTTGCTGAAGGCAAGGTGGGTTGA
- a CDS encoding efflux RND transporter periplasmic adaptor subunit — protein sequence MRLWASLLVLAGLLLPALANADYTARAVIKASQRAVLSGELAARVERLPLRAGDAFAKGDVLVALDCALYQAQTEKVSAELQAARIRRDNASEMEALNAIGELEVALAMSDFAQARAALTIARLNTSRCNIRAPWDGRVVSVLVNEHEVIRQQQELIEVLSTGALEAEVVVPSEWLRWLKPGMPLQLLVENIETMAEARVIALNPAIDAVSQTVTLRAELIDTGLLVPGMSASARFMPEAEHP from the coding sequence ATGCGTTTATGGGCCAGTTTGCTGGTGCTTGCGGGGCTACTGCTCCCGGCGCTGGCGAATGCCGACTATACGGCGCGGGCAGTTATAAAAGCCAGCCAGCGGGCGGTGCTTTCCGGCGAGCTGGCAGCGCGGGTCGAGCGTTTGCCCCTGCGGGCCGGTGATGCCTTCGCCAAGGGGGATGTGCTGGTGGCGCTGGACTGTGCGCTGTATCAGGCGCAGACCGAGAAGGTGTCAGCAGAGCTGCAGGCTGCGCGTATCCGGCGTGATAACGCCAGCGAGATGGAAGCGCTTAACGCCATTGGCGAGCTTGAAGTGGCATTGGCCATGTCTGACTTTGCCCAGGCCCGGGCCGCGCTGACCATTGCGCGGCTGAATACGTCGCGCTGCAACATTCGTGCGCCCTGGGATGGTCGTGTGGTCAGTGTGTTGGTCAATGAACATGAAGTTATTCGCCAGCAACAAGAACTGATCGAAGTGCTCTCTACGGGTGCTCTTGAGGCTGAAGTGGTGGTGCCGTCAGAGTGGCTGCGCTGGCTTAAGCCAGGTATGCCTCTGCAATTGCTGGTGGAGAATATTGAAACAATGGCAGAGGCACGAGTGATTGCACTCAACCCGGCCATTGATGCGGTCAGTCAAACCGTGACGTTGCGAGCTGAACTGATCGATACCGGGTTGTTGGTACCCGGTATGAGCGCAAGTGCCAGGTTCATGCCCGAGGCTGAACACCCGTAA